One Penicillium oxalicum strain HP7-1 chromosome III, whole genome shotgun sequence genomic region harbors:
- a CDS encoding Transcription factor iws1: MSASPEHHAGSAAASPEPEKVPTTAGDNDDALETHDNDDEGGISDDESILSEVDEAQFEDFNPETVDVDDRPQLAIDEENLKLIGRHKRKRSEEGEARSSRRKEGRREKKSRRAQDDGGDEGSSRRKERKKKDASPPTDEETLDPETRRRRALDRAMDEAIRKPTKRRSRKQDGIDLEAMADAEIEDMRKRMTHAAQMDAINRQEGKPAMHKLKLLPEVIMLLNRNQYINSLVDPEINLLEAVRFFLEPLDDGSMPAYNIQRDLLTALTKLPIQKDALIASGIGKVMVFYTKSRRTERRIKNMAEKLLAEWTRPILQRNDDYSKRVYQQVDFDPTKVVKRTQLPTEVVAAEARARAKLPPRLANRARVDRTNVTYTIVPRQIAVQESKFARPLGSSGEDRFRKMQARHSAAQKASRR, translated from the exons ATGTCCGCCTCACCTGAGCACCACGCTGGCTCGGCTGCTGCCTCTCCCGAGCCCGAGAAAGTGCCAACAACTGCCGGCGATAACGATGATGCGCTTGAGACCCATGACAATGATGACGAAGGAGGAATCTCGGACGATGAATCCATCTTGTCGGAGGTTGACGAGGCGCAGTTTGAGGACTTCAACCCTGAAACCGTTGATGTTGACGATCGCCCTCAGCTCGCTATCGACGAGGAAAACCTGAAGCTCATCGGCCGTCATAAGCGCAAGCGCAGCGAGGAGGGCGAGGCTCGTTCCTCGCGCCGCAAGGAAGGCCGtcgtgagaagaagagccgCCGTGCCCAGgatgatggaggtgatgagGGGTCGTCCCGTCGCAAGGaacggaagaagaaagatgctTCTCCTCCTACCGATGAGGAAACTTTGGATCCCGAGACTC GACGCCGCCGGGCCCTCGACCGTGCTATGGACGAGGCCATTCGAAAGCCCACCAAGAGACGTTCTCGTAAGCAGGATGGAATT GACCTCGAAGCCATGGCCGATGCCGAAATCGAAGATATGCGGAAGCGCATGACCCATGCCGCACAAATGGACGCCATCAACCGCCAAGAGGGCAAGCCTGCCATGCACAAGCTCAAGCTTCTTCCCGAAGTCATCATGCTTCTCAATCGCAATCAGTACATCAACAGTCTAGTCGACCCCGAGATCAACCTTCTTGAGGCCGTCCGCTTCTTCCTCGAGCCCCTAGACGACGGATCCATGCCCGCGTACAATATTCAGCGAGATCTGTTGACCGCTCTTACCAAACTTCCGATCCAGAAGGATGCCCTGATTGCGAGCGGCATTGGTAAGGTCATGGTTTTCTACACCAAGAGCAGACGCACCGAGCGACGTATCAAGAATATGGCGGAGAAACTGCTGGCGGAGTGGACGCGACCAATCCTCCAGCGCAACGACGACTACTCCAAGCGCGTCTACCAGCAGGTGGACTTTGATCCCAC TAAGGTGGTCAAGCGCACCCAGCTTCCCACCGAGGTTGTGGCCGCCGAGGCTCGTGCTCGTGCGAagcttcctcctcgtcttgccAATCGCGCCCGCGTGGACCGCACCAATGTGACCTACACCATTGTGCCCCGACAGATCGCTGTACAAGAGAGCAAGTTTGCGCGACCGTTGGGAAGTAGTGGTGAGGATCGGTTCCGCAAAATGCAAGCCCGCCACAGCGCGGCGCAAAAGGCGTCTCGTCGGTAA